The Apium graveolens cultivar Ventura chromosome 11, ASM990537v1, whole genome shotgun sequence genome has a window encoding:
- the LOC141695443 gene encoding uncharacterized protein LOC141695443 produces MGLQALQEILYKFLHKDPLSLSWCSTWEKSTNSKMSGYDDQQNRAIEDQKMVEDAEEKGISPSLTSTTINNSMKTSLKEKNIVDSFCMMERHSVDLLVEKTLCANGIPFNVLRSPDFIAMARTTLLDECKRDIEKYLVPLKDTWFTNGVSIISDGWTNIKHKPLINVIASNSHNSIFLYAETFEEKTGKKIASFLLKSIDDIGPSNVLQVITDNAANCKAAGKEIENVHKHIFWSPCVVHTLNLIFKDFAAEFSWIPEICKRAKDLVKFFINHSHALAMFRTNYNLKLIKVAKTRFASHHILLRRVKKCRESFALTVVLMAWKKWVRNSEVGVKNLGEEIAATIGDDQFWEDVDNILSITKPIYLMIKFADADGFMRFADSVPMHCLGFSLNPHFYDANYLRIEAPCGIPRRPPNHDLEVVKGVMTALEKIGEDASERKLLREQLSKFQAKEGIFGSPAARIDAVSLNPISWWSTYGSETPQLAEVAFKILSQPISSSSAERVWSTYSYIHSAKQNRLNAARADKLVFIHFNACLLSRCSESYKKGPSKKWDVNPENSLLEESAVRLEDTNLE; encoded by the exons ATGGGTTTGCAAGCATTGCAAGAAATCTTATACAAGTTCTTACACAAGGATCCATTATCACTTTCTTGGTGCTCCACCTGGGAAAAAAGCACAAATTCAAAGATGTCCGGTTATGATGACCAACAAAACAGAGCTATTGAGGATCAAAAAATGGTTGAAGATGCAGAAGAGAAAGGCATCTCTCCGTCCCTGACATCAACTACAATCAACAATTCAATGAAGACTTCtctaaaagaaaaaaatattgtTGATTCATTTTGCATGATGGAAAGACACTCGGTTGATTTGCTTGTCGAGAAGACTTTGTGTGCGAATGGAATTCCCTTTAATGTGCTTAGGAGTCCAGACTTTATTGCCATG GCAAGGACTACATTACTTGATGAATGTAAAAGAGATATTGAGAAGTACTTGGTGCCACTGAAAGATACTTGGTTCACTAATGGTGTTTCTATTATCTCTGATGGATGGACAAATATAAAGCATAAACCACTCATTAATGTCATTGCTTCTAACAGTCACAACTCAATATTTTTGTACGCTGAAACTTTCGAAG AGAAAACGGGCAAAAAAATTGCTTCTTTTTTGCTCAAATCGATTGATGATATCGGGCCTTCAAATGTACTACAAGTCATTACTGACAACGCCGCAAATTGTAAGGCAGCGGGAAAGGAAATAGAGAATGTGCATAAGCATATCTTTTGGTCACCATGTGTGGTACATACTCTTAATCTTATCTTTAAAGATTTTGCTGCTGAGTTTAGTTGGATTCCGGAGATATGTAAAAGGGCTAAAGatttagttaagttttttattAATCACTCACATGCCCTAGCCATGTTTAGAACAAATTATAATCTTAAATTAATTAAAGTGGCTAAAACTAGATTTGCATCACATCACATTTTGTTAAGAAGAGTAAAAAAGTGTAGGGAGTCTTTTGCTCTGACAGTGGTTTTAATGGCTTGGAAGAAGTGGGTTAGGAATAGTGAAGTGGGAGTGAAAAATCTTGGGGAAGAGATCGCTGCAACTATTGGGGATGATCAGTTTTGGGAAGATGTTGATAATATATTATCCATCACCAAACCAATATATTTAATGATTAAATTTGCTGATGCTGATGGATTTATGAGATTTGCTGATAGTGTTCCAATGCACTGTTTGGGATTTTCGCTCAACCCTCATTTTTATGATGCTAATTACTTGAGAATTGAAGCTCCATGTGGTATCCCTAGGCGCCCTCCAAATCATGATTTGGAGGTTGTTAAAGGGGTGATGACAGCCTTGGAAAAAATTGGTGAAGATGCAAGTGAAAGAAAACTTTTACGTGAACAACTTTCAAAATTCCAAGCAAAAGAAGGGATTTTTGGCTCTCCCGCAGCTAGAATTGATGCAGTGTCCCTGAATCCAATTTCCTGGTGGTCTACATATGGTTCAGAAACTCCACAATTGGCTGAAGTTGCTTTTAAAATTTTGTCACAGCCAATAAGTAGTTCTTCCGCTGAACGGGTTTGGAGCACGTACTCGTACATTCATAGTGCAAAACAGAATAGGCTCAATGCTGCAAGGGCTGATAAACTCGTGTTTATTCATTTCAATGCTTGTCTTTTGTCTCGTTGTTCGGAAAGCTATAAAAAAGGGCCATCGAAGAAGTGGGATGTCAATCCGGAGAATTCACTGTTGGAGGAATCTGCTGTAAGACTTGAAGATACAAACTTGGAGTAA
- the LOC141695444 gene encoding glucan endo-1,3-beta-glucosidase, acidic-like yields the protein MVDAVYSALEKADASSLDVVVSETGWPTAGGPQATAYNARLYNNNLIKRSKSKGSPKRPKKPVETYIYNLFDENQRSEMERHWGIFEANKQAKYPITFAS from the coding sequence ATGGTTGATGCGGTATACTCTGCACTGGAGAAGGCTGATGCTTCTTCATTGGATGTCGTCGTGTCGGAAACAGGATGGCCTACTGCTGGAGGACCTCAAGCTACAGCATATAATGCAAGACTTTACAACAATAATTTAATTAAGCGAAGTAAGAGCAAGGGGTCTCCAAAAAGACCAAAGAAGCCTGTAGAAACTTATATATATAACTTGTTTGATGAAAATCAAAGGAGCGAAATGGAAAGGCACTGGGGGATATTTGAGGCAAATAAACAAGCCAAGTACCCCATCACTTTTGCTTCTTAG